CAGTTATGCGTTTATTGTGAGATTTTTAATTGAATATCTAAAAGTTAGTATTAATtactaattattttaaataattctaCATAGGAGGCCTTTGTCAGATACTAGTAAAATGGTTAAGATTGAGACTATGTATTTAATTCACACAAGTTTTATAATTTGTTTCACGATAAACTGTGCAGTTTGTAGTATAcgaaataaaaagataattgaaaaatatgattataaaaaacgtaaaaatttttctactAAGAACTAGAGTCTAAATGAGACCTAATAATTAAACTCAATGTCTGTCAAATTCTAGGTCCTTTCATTTGTTATAACATGCTCCAAAATATTCAATGTCTAAAAGCGCATAAAATGGTGTTTGGGTATTTAGTTGTGTTTTTTCAAGTTCTTTCAGTACTCTGACCTTAACTGCCAGCCGCCTCTTTGCAGAGTGGGGTATTGGTGTTTGAAGCgacaattttatttttcaacgACTGCCAAAATTGGAGGTCGGAAATTGTTATTCACCTGGAACGCAGAAATGTAGCTTTTTATTCACTGGTAGGATTCCATGAAGGAGCAGGacattcccccccccccctcttctttcttttcccttctttttgcttcttttgatttgttgaaaattaaaataggGATAACTTAGAAACCTCTTTTggatttctgacaatttcactgtcCTCCtttgaggttttaaaaatttcagTTACCTCCCTTGTCAATCATTATTTGAAATCCAATGCTTACATCACTAATAGCTAATTGACTTTATTACCCTTATAATTTAGGATAATTACACATATATGTGAAGGAAAAGAGTTAAAATTTTGCAAACTACATTAACCATAATTTGGAatgtaaaaaattaattaatttgccATTTAAACGTAGAGCCAATATTAGGTGcatcatttttaatttttatatgcttacaaataaaagaaatcaaACGTAAATAGTAATttgaaatgtaaaaaaaaaaaaaactaattttggcATCTAAAGGAGATCCAACAGTAGGCATCCGTTTTCCAATTTATGCACTTGATAAATAAAAGGAATCAAATATAAAGAAATTTTAGttgagttaattttttttataattgtgGTGATAGCAAGAATatggaaaaaaaatgttttgttaaattttggaagttgttattttttgttatggctaatgaaaattttttattggcCATATATAGTAATGGCCCCATAAATAAATTAACAGGTTAGATCAAATATTTAATCTAACTAATATAATAGTTGAGGGGCACTTTTGGCATAAACAAATCATCTCacatctaaattttttttttattgttgctTTTTTTGAATGGGACTAAAATgttacaagaaaattggtttcAAGAAAGATTAGTGATATATTTAAAACCACAAGGGAGGACAATGAAacagaggtttctgaaattatcccattaaAATACCTAAGGAAAAAGATTCTTATttctatttattattatttagaaaaagaaaatactcAAGAATCTAGATGACCTCTTCTTTTTAGttacaaaagtttcaaaagcACGTAATGACTAAGGAATCGGATAATTCAGAAGACCACCTGCAGGTGGACACCACAATCTAATCCATTATCAGGGCATTCTCGCAATGGGAATCTGCAACTGCTAAAGAATGGAACAAAAGTTCAGGTGCACTATAACCAAATTTTCCCTGTAGTGAAATCATACCAGGAACGAAAAAGGAATATACATTTTGTAGGGATAAGTTAATACAACAAGGTAAAAGTATCAAATCTGATATTGCCGTGCAGTCAGTACCACTGCAGCAAGAGACAAAGTGTCAACATGAACAGAGTAATCAGACCTCAATTAGTATATGGTATGTGGCTTCATACAGGTCTTGAAGCTCTTTTAAAGTTGGCCATGAAAAGGGCTAGACCTGCAAGGCTTTATTATGCATCTGCTAAGCAGAAAAAAGGCCGTCTGGAGGCTGCTTGATGCTAGATTGGCTCTGTAAAATCAGGTCAAAGATGATTCTTGGTCCAAATATTAATAGCCATTGATGCAAACACAGTTCACTCCATTCAAGATTCCAGTTTACTTGAGACAGAACAAAGTACATTTATACTCCTGACTATGGGGTCAGTCAAAGTTTACCATCGTTGTCACAGATGTGCTTGTGCCACTCCAGCCACGGTGAAAAATTAGTTGGCAGACATAAAAAATGATTTCATAATAAGATTATTaatcaaaaagaaaacaagaagacgTGTGCATAAAAAAGCCATCAGTCCGCACATTAGCTTTGTAAAAGGAAATCCTTGTCAACATTTTCTGCACACAACCAAGCAATCACCTGTAGTTACAAGGGAAACATGAAATCCAAAGATTTCGAAAATCCGTCTCTGTACTTgcatgcaaaaaaaaagaaaggcacATGTATTAATAGTACATCATGCATTACAAATTCAACCTATTTGCCGAAAGTATTAATACATATGATGCTCTGAGCCTTCGACTTTTTAATAATACATGTATTACAAATTCAACCTCAGAAAGGGAGACTAAATACATCATTACAACCGATCATCAAGTTAGAAAGGTAATGCCACAAAGCTGAAAAACTAATAGTGTTTAACAGATTGTGATTTGCTGAAAACACATTCATCCTTGCGAGCACAACACAGAGCTACACCAATTAGTACTATTTCACGCACTTCCATTTTTCAAACAATGGCCAGTAGATCATTCCcaaaaaaacaagaaatgtttcttacagaGATCTATAGTAACATGCATTAAATGCTAATTGCAAATTGATTACTACTAAAAACCCATGAAAACAACTTTGGATGCTTCACAACGAGACAACAGTGGTTTCATGTTTCTTCGAATTTCAAAAGAAGATTAATATCGGCAAACAAAAGAACGAAAAGATGGAAAACACCAAACATAGCCATCATGACATAGATTTACATAAGCTCATCTATTGTCAGTCTATGCACGTATGTATGAACTTAAAATATCAGCTTATACATCTTCAGAAAGTTGGCACACTAGGGAAAAACCATACATCATATGGAAGTAATAAACTTCACTAAATGGCAAATTCATCCTCAGAAAGTTGGGACTTTAGGCAAAAACCATATAGAAGAAATAAACTGCAGAAAATGGCAAATCCATCCTCAGAAAGTTGAGACTTTAGACAAAAACCACATGTCGTATGTAACTAATAAACTGCAGAAAATGGCAAATTTGCCTGCACAGCAGTAATTCCAAAGAcccataaataaaataaaggacAATCTCAAATGATATTAAGAGCGGATTGTGAGTACCAAATCTAAACCAAAACTGTAGACAAAGCCAGATTTACAGGAATCTTTGGCAATGCCTTGAACTCAGAAGAAATCCTTCCCAATGCCTTGAGCTCAATACTACTGCTGGCTGATAGGTAACAGTTGCTTACTTGAACATTATACTCAAACACTACTCTTGATTCTCTTAGCTTTCTTAGATATTGAACTTCCCCTCAACCTTGATTCAAGTttactctttttcttctctttcttttcgcTGTAACTTTTGGCAACCTTCTCGATATTTCCTGCTTTCTTCTGCAACCCCTTCACtgattttcccttctttctcttCTTAACCCCAGAATCATCACTGTCAAAAATCTCATCTGCCTCTTCATCACTCTTCTTCCCCTCATCTCCATCTCTTTCACCGTCACTATCCACATTCTCTGCTGCAAACATTTTTAGTTTaccctcatcatcatcatcatcctcactcTCCAATTCACCTACACCTACACCAACATCCATATACCGGACCTCGTGAAtcctccctttcttcttcttcgtccTCCCCATTATCACCTCACCTCCACTGTTCTCCTCCTTCACCTCCACAACGCCTCCTTCACTGTCATTCACAGCCTCAGTCTTCTTCACCCCATCAATCTTCAACTTCACATCAGGCAATGCCTGATAAACAGGCAATGCCAACGAGTCTGAAAACTTCAAATGCAAACTCCTTACACCACCCCATTTCTTAGGCACAACTTTAACAACCTCATTAATCCCTTGCACTACATTTTCCACTATCTCCTCATTCTCCATTGAAACCTTCCCAACTTTCATCACACAACAAGTTCCTGTCCTCATATACAACAGCCCACATCCCATAGCCCTCTCAATTTGCTCTTTCCAATTCTTATGACTCAAATCCAATGGTAAAGgcaatttcttcttcttgaaaAAAAACTTGCCAAGCAACTTAGGAAGCAAATGAACAACCCTTCTATCAACCAAAAAAAGATCATAGGAATCACAAAGTTTCCTTTTTGCCTCAAAGGGTTTATAATTTGACTTGAGTTTGGATAGTTTAAGGACTTTGGCAACAGGCAGATTCTGGGATTTAACAATCTTTTTAGCAGCCTCCGAGGTGAGATTTGACTTGGGCCTATCATCAATTATGAGACAAAGCTCGGAATCGGGATCAAATAGGGGTTTTGGTAGGGGGATTTTGAAGGGGTTCGTGCGAGGTTTTGGTGGGATTTTCTTGAGAGTCAAGTTGAGGTAGATGAAGTCGTCTTCAGGGAGGAGTTGAGGCTTTTGGGAGGCGGATTGGGCTTCCTTCCATTTCTGTAAAGCGTTCACAGCTGCAACCACTCTTTCCCTGGGAACCATGGCGGCCATGGAGGCGGCAGAGGTGGAGAATGGTGGCGGAGTGATGAGAAGTGACAGAGGAAATTTGGGAAAACGGCTAGGGTTGAAGATGGGGGTTTAAGAATCCGAACTTGATCCGGGTTATGAACTTATTTGTGTGTTTTTCAAACTGGACCCGGATCCAAAACGCAGGCCAACAAACACTTTGAATACAAAAGCCCAAATATGTCACTTTTGGATTGACTTCAGTTTGGATGGTCCAAAATCCATATTTGCGATTTTGAGCAAAGGAATTTCTTTTATGAGtcgcaaaaaagaaaagaacttcCACCCACACAAATGGACTTACAATTCACAAGAAGGATCCGAATGAAGTGTTGTGAAgtttaactactttttctttttcttttttttttcctgatgAGGAGTTAACTACTActcattttttgaattttttttgatgggctttttttttcacatatgatgcaattgaaaaaaaatatgtagtcaccatttttttttattattttttgcatGAAGTTCGAGAAAATCTTGTTGAGATTGAAATATTCCATGGTCATCCTCGTATATGCAAAACAAGACAAAGTTGAAGGAGTATAAAGAAAGAGTTAGACCCTGTTCGGGTTACGGTGCATttataagaagaaaaaaaaaacgctTTTAAATATTATTAGAAGTACTGTTAAGTGGTCGGTAATTAATTTTCATAACTTAAATAGCTTAGATTTAGtaatttaaaagtatttttgttAAAAGTACTGGTGTCAAAAGTGCCTTTGTTACAAACCGACTCGATCCGAGCTCTCTTATATGCTCATTTCTCATGAGTGTTACAAATGTTTTGTAAAAAAGAGTGCTAATTTTTTAGGGTTGTAATCAATAGGTCTTGTACATTATGACTTTATCCCATTAAATGACTTTATGGATAGAAAACTAATATATTCTTTCCTATCTTCAAAACTTAAGAATCTGATGCTTGGGGATTTTCGtctcatttttccttttgtggtataattatctttccagTTTTCTGAATTTGGCCTGTATGTTCAAGACTGT
Above is a genomic segment from Coffea eugenioides isolate CCC68of chromosome 5, Ceug_1.0, whole genome shotgun sequence containing:
- the LOC113772298 gene encoding putative ribosome biogenesis protein C8F11.04, producing the protein MAAMVPRERVVAAVNALQKWKEAQSASQKPQLLPEDDFIYLNLTLKKIPPKPRTNPFKIPLPKPLFDPDSELCLIIDDRPKSNLTSEAAKKIVKSQNLPVAKVLKLSKLKSNYKPFEAKRKLCDSYDLFLVDRRVVHLLPKLLGKFFFKKKKLPLPLDLSHKNWKEQIERAMGCGLLYMRTGTCCVMKVGKVSMENEEIVENVVQGINEVVKVVPKKWGGVRSLHLKFSDSLALPVYQALPDVKLKIDGVKKTEAVNDSEGGVVEVKEENSGGEVIMGRTKKKKGRIHEVRYMDVGVGVGELESEDDDDDEGKLKMFAAENVDSDGERDGDEGKKSDEEADEIFDSDDSGVKKRKKGKSVKGLQKKAGNIEKVAKSYSEKKEKKKSKLESRLRGSSISKKAKRIKSSV